Proteins from a genomic interval of Brachybacterium vulturis:
- a CDS encoding bifunctional folylpolyglutamate synthase/dihydrofolate synthase — MSTELREVYAALLERAPENRIEPDLSRITRVMELMGDPQNSYRSIRLAGTNGKTTTARILERILRESGLRTGRTTSPHLRSPVERIAIDGSSIDEEGFLQAYRDVEPFAAIVDAEQEAAGGVRLTYFEYLTAMAFQAFASAPVDVAVIETGLGGTWDATGAVDPDVTVITPISLDHQDYLGDTIAEIAGEKAGILTAKATAVIASQPYEDAADVLRERIAELGTEAAIEDQQIGVLSHTPGVGGQMLTLQGIAGRYEQVFLSLLGEHQARNALLAVAAAEALLGDGGIVLDGEMLHAALSSVTSPGRAEVVRQAPTILLDAAHNPAGALTLVETVRENFRFTRTVGLVGILQEKDAAEILDVLEPLLDSVVITQSSSPRAIPTDRLADLARDIFDDEDRVIEQANLPDAIQAAVDLAEEGGDQFGGVVVAGSVTLAGEVRDLLGVPEEE; from the coding sequence ATGTCGACCGAGCTGCGAGAGGTCTACGCGGCGCTGCTCGAGCGCGCCCCGGAGAACCGGATCGAACCGGACCTCTCCCGCATCACGCGCGTGATGGAACTGATGGGGGATCCGCAGAACTCCTACCGGTCGATCCGCCTCGCCGGCACCAACGGCAAGACCACCACCGCCCGGATCCTGGAGCGGATCCTGCGCGAATCCGGGCTGCGCACCGGCCGCACCACGAGCCCGCACCTGCGATCGCCCGTGGAGCGGATCGCGATCGACGGCTCCTCCATCGACGAGGAGGGTTTCCTCCAGGCCTACCGCGACGTCGAGCCGTTCGCGGCGATCGTCGACGCCGAGCAGGAGGCCGCCGGCGGCGTGCGCCTGACCTATTTCGAGTACCTCACCGCGATGGCCTTCCAGGCCTTCGCCTCCGCCCCGGTGGACGTGGCCGTGATCGAGACCGGGCTCGGCGGCACCTGGGACGCCACCGGTGCCGTCGACCCCGACGTCACCGTGATCACACCGATCTCCCTGGACCACCAGGACTACCTCGGCGACACCATCGCCGAGATCGCGGGGGAGAAGGCCGGCATCCTCACCGCGAAGGCCACTGCGGTCATCGCCTCCCAGCCCTACGAGGACGCGGCCGACGTGCTGCGTGAGCGGATCGCCGAGCTCGGCACCGAGGCGGCGATCGAGGACCAGCAGATCGGGGTGCTCTCGCACACGCCCGGGGTGGGCGGGCAGATGCTCACCCTGCAGGGCATCGCGGGACGCTACGAACAGGTCTTCCTCTCCCTGCTCGGCGAGCACCAGGCACGCAACGCGCTGCTGGCGGTCGCCGCGGCCGAGGCGCTGCTCGGCGACGGCGGCATCGTCCTGGACGGGGAGATGCTGCATGCCGCGCTGTCGAGCGTGACCTCCCCGGGGCGCGCCGAGGTGGTGCGCCAGGCCCCGACCATCCTGCTGGACGCCGCCCACAATCCTGCCGGGGCGCTGACGCTGGTCGAGACGGTCCGGGAGAACTTCCGCTTCACCCGCACCGTGGGCCTCGTCGGCATCCTGCAGGAGAAGGACGCCGCCGAGATCCTCGATGTCCTGGAGCCGCTCCTGGACAGCGTGGTCATCACCCAGTCCAGCTCGCCCCGCGCCATCCCCACCGACCGTCTGGCGGACCTCGCGCGGGACATCTTCGACGACGAGGACCGGGTGATCGAGCAGGCGAACCTGCCCGATGCGATCCAGGCCGCCGTGGACCTCGCGGAGGAGGGCGGCGATCAGTTCGGCGGCGTGGTGGTCGCGGGCTCGGTCACGCTCGCCGGCGAGGTCCGCGACCTGCTCGGCGTCCCCGAGGAGGAGTGA
- a CDS encoding WXG100 family type VII secretion target: protein MTAFWGMDTAQLREHAERLRTASGEVGDLTARLETAVRAASWQGADAEEFRSRWTSLATGRLESVCAELLALGEAASGEADEQDVVSDGDGTGGAPGAIPPAGSTGSSEGYLQEDSPWVPNWLENPVEGAVSDLAGIVSDGIGWGFDTGIDLLEDGLGRFGVRTDGIAQFQQDAGHFGGILEDWATGERVPTIAEVGAAGLLTAGSAGVGIYEAVSGEDTALLDDRPGGIVESVTTDSFPAQSPQTLQDLIVQNDALRMDNPTGGPLENGQIGIQEVHRDGGGEPAYIVQVPPTEGAAVTDAPGAYGGQGNSRDWGSNLRLVSGQHPAAMDDVRAAMEAAGVPPGADVMIVGHSQGGIVANRLSADPSFNSASGAAGTYNVTNTFSVGSPVQTVVPAQGSTQSVNVSHEAGLGPGGVSGDLIAGLDLGGAQVDGGTLGAPNRHEVSLPGYPVPSLHPVRILESNHDSMGLGGQSDGGYSGSVGRATSTDPTLSALQEELTGTYLGEGTYIAESHVVTVGRGEP from the coding sequence ATGACCGCGTTCTGGGGGATGGACACTGCACAGCTGCGCGAGCATGCCGAGCGCCTGCGCACGGCCTCCGGCGAGGTCGGAGACCTCACCGCCCGGCTCGAGACCGCGGTGCGAGCGGCATCGTGGCAGGGAGCTGACGCCGAGGAGTTCCGGAGCCGGTGGACGTCCTTGGCCACAGGCCGGCTGGAGAGCGTGTGCGCAGAGCTGCTCGCCCTCGGCGAGGCGGCGTCCGGGGAGGCGGACGAGCAGGATGTCGTCTCGGACGGCGACGGGACCGGAGGGGCTCCGGGCGCGATCCCGCCCGCGGGCTCCACGGGCTCTTCCGAGGGATATCTCCAGGAGGACAGCCCCTGGGTCCCGAACTGGCTGGAGAACCCGGTCGAAGGAGCTGTCTCGGACCTGGCCGGGATCGTCTCCGACGGGATCGGCTGGGGGTTCGACACCGGGATCGACCTGCTCGAGGACGGTCTCGGCCGGTTCGGGGTGCGCACGGACGGGATCGCACAGTTCCAGCAGGATGCGGGCCACTTCGGTGGGATCCTCGAGGACTGGGCCACCGGCGAGAGGGTCCCGACCATCGCCGAGGTCGGCGCCGCCGGACTGCTGACCGCAGGATCGGCCGGTGTCGGGATCTACGAGGCCGTCTCCGGGGAGGACACGGCACTGCTCGATGACCGTCCCGGCGGCATCGTCGAGTCGGTCACCACGGACTCCTTCCCCGCGCAGAGCCCGCAGACCCTCCAGGACCTGATCGTGCAGAACGACGCACTGCGCATGGACAACCCCACCGGCGGGCCGTTGGAGAACGGGCAGATCGGCATCCAGGAGGTCCATCGTGACGGCGGCGGGGAACCGGCGTACATCGTGCAGGTGCCGCCCACCGAGGGCGCTGCCGTCACCGACGCCCCCGGTGCCTACGGCGGGCAGGGGAACTCCCGCGACTGGGGCTCGAACCTGCGCCTGGTCTCCGGACAGCATCCCGCCGCGATGGACGACGTCCGGGCCGCCATGGAGGCCGCCGGCGTGCCGCCAGGGGCGGACGTGATGATCGTCGGCCACTCCCAGGGCGGCATCGTGGCGAACCGGCTGTCCGCGGACCCGAGCTTCAACAGCGCCTCGGGCGCAGCCGGCACGTACAACGTGACGAACACCTTCTCGGTGGGCTCACCGGTGCAGACGGTCGTCCCTGCGCAGGGATCGACCCAGTCGGTGAATGTCAGCCACGAGGCCGGGCTCGGCCCCGGAGGGGTCAGCGGCGACCTGATCGCCGGGCTCGACCTCGGCGGCGCGCAGGTCGACGGCGGGACCCTGGGGGCGCCGAACCGGCACGAGGTCTCCCTGCCGGGCTACCCCGTCCCCTCGCTCCATCCGGTCAGGATCCTCGAGTCGAACCATGACTCGATGGGCCTGGGCGGCCAGTCCGACGGTGGGTACTCGGGCAGCGTCGGTCGGGCCACGTCCACCGATCCGACGCTGTCGGCGCTGCAGGAGGAGCTGACGGGCACGTATCTCGGCGAGGGCACCTATATCGCGGAGTCCCACGTGGTCACGGTGGGTCGCGGCGAGCCGTGA
- a CDS encoding S-layer homology domain-containing protein: MVPTAPSRRALPSTMPALARSRRPALLLLAVLLLVGTVLTGAPGARAETPPDGLGGFSPGFLITDSMMFDAQTMTRAEVDAFLDDKGSRCTDGTDGAPCLKNLTMDTPKRPATKYCAAIPAVRNATAGRIITDVARACDVNPQVILVMLQKEQGLISARNATPKQLREALGFRCVDFADCDPAYRGFVHQIYHGTSRLQEYGDPARGFRYQAGRTYDIQYSPYPFCGYGEVRIFNRSTAALYNYTPFTPTQAALDAGAAGVPDDVCATYGNRNFFRNFSLWFGSPTGTPESRWPISAPWGKDPAAPFVDVPYGSSIFFTEIAWMEHTGLSQGWADGTYRPLRPIARDAMVAFLYRSAGSPAFTPPTRSPFSDVTAGSSIFYKEITWAEHEGITTGWPDGTFRPLEPVNRDAMAAFLYRSAEEPSFTPPRTSPFRDVPRSSLFYKEISWAEDEGITTGWPDGTYRPLQPINRDAMAAFIYRMTVD; the protein is encoded by the coding sequence ATGGTTCCCACCGCGCCGTCCCGTCGCGCACTCCCGTCGACGATGCCCGCTCTCGCGCGCTCGCGGCGACCGGCACTGCTCCTCCTCGCCGTCCTGCTGCTGGTCGGCACCGTGCTCACCGGTGCGCCGGGGGCCCGCGCCGAGACCCCGCCGGACGGGCTCGGCGGCTTCTCCCCGGGATTCCTGATCACGGACTCGATGATGTTCGACGCGCAGACGATGACCCGCGCCGAGGTCGACGCATTCCTCGACGACAAGGGATCGCGCTGCACGGACGGCACCGATGGCGCACCCTGCCTGAAGAACCTCACCATGGACACCCCGAAGCGCCCGGCCACGAAGTACTGCGCGGCGATCCCCGCGGTCCGGAACGCCACGGCGGGGCGGATCATCACCGATGTCGCCCGCGCCTGCGACGTGAACCCGCAGGTGATCCTCGTGATGCTGCAGAAGGAACAGGGGCTGATCAGCGCCCGGAACGCCACGCCGAAACAGCTCCGTGAGGCGCTCGGGTTCCGCTGCGTCGACTTCGCGGACTGTGATCCCGCCTATCGGGGATTCGTCCATCAGATCTACCACGGCACCTCCCGGCTGCAGGAGTACGGCGACCCCGCCCGCGGCTTCCGCTACCAGGCCGGCAGGACCTACGACATCCAGTACAGCCCCTACCCGTTCTGCGGCTACGGCGAGGTCAGGATCTTCAACCGGTCCACGGCCGCGCTGTACAACTACACGCCGTTCACCCCCACCCAGGCCGCGCTGGATGCGGGTGCGGCGGGGGTCCCCGACGACGTCTGCGCGACCTACGGCAACCGGAACTTCTTCCGGAACTTCTCGCTGTGGTTCGGATCGCCGACGGGCACCCCCGAGAGCCGCTGGCCGATCTCCGCCCCGTGGGGGAAGGACCCGGCCGCGCCCTTCGTCGACGTGCCCTACGGCAGCTCGATCTTCTTCACCGAGATCGCGTGGATGGAGCACACCGGGCTGTCCCAAGGATGGGCGGACGGCACGTACCGCCCGCTGCGGCCCATCGCCCGAGACGCCATGGTCGCCTTCCTCTACCGCTCGGCGGGCTCTCCCGCGTTCACGCCGCCCACGAGGTCTCCGTTCTCCGACGTCACCGCCGGGAGTTCGATCTTCTACAAGGAGATCACCTGGGCGGAGCACGAGGGGATCACCACCGGGTGGCCCGACGGCACCTTCCGCCCCCTGGAGCCCGTGAACCGTGACGCGATGGCGGCGTTCCTGTACCGCTCCGCCGAGGAACCCTCCTTCACCCCTCCCCGCACCTCCCCGTTCAGGGACGTCCCGCGCAGCTCCTTGTTCTACAAGGAGATCTCCTGGGCCGAGGACGAGGGGATCACCACCGGGTGGCCGGACGGCACCTACCGTCCGCTGCAGCCGATCAACCGTGATGCGATGGCCGCCTTCATCTATCGGATGACGGTCGACTGA
- the ileS gene encoding isoleucine--tRNA ligase, which translates to MVYPVTGDSLVPSPNLPALENAVQEFWRTDDTFRASIAQREGAEEFVFYDGPPFANGLPHYGHLLTGFVKDVIPRFRTMCGDKVDRRFGWDTHGLPAELEAMRELGMTEKSEIEAMGLQEFNNAARASVLKYTKEWEDYVTRQARWVDFENDYKTIDVTFMESVLWAFKTLYDKDRAYEGYYVLPYCWKDQTPLSAHELRMDDDVYQERQDQTVTVTFPFTGEKAAELGLAGVSALAWTTTPWTLPTNFSLAVGPELEYAVVPAGPLGAADGTAAGAGRFLMATALLGSYATELGFESAEDALAAREERTFAGRELEHVAYRPLWTVYSEDREKWGTENAWIVTVADYVSTDDGTGVVHQATAYGEIDQQVNAAYGIPVIVSVDEGAQFLDYFAGTDLDEIAGVQVFEANRPLIRNLQRSGRLLREASYVHSYPHCWRCRNPLIYKAVSSWYVKVADQRERMLELNEQIDWVPGNVKDGQFGRWLEGARDWAISRNRYWGSPIPVWKSDDPNHPRTEVYGSLAELEEAFGTLPRDEHGEVNLHRPYIDELTRPNPEDPTGTSTMRRVEEVFDVWFDSGSMPYAQVHYPFENTEWFESHNPADFIVEYIGQTRGWFYVMHVLSTALFDRPAFTSVICHGIVLGEDGQKMSKSLRNYPDVREMFDKYGSDAMRWFLMSSPILRGGNLVVDEPKIRDATRHVVLPLWNVWYFLGLYANAAGEKDADGTPTGYRGRSRYESTDVMDRYLLARTGDLVREVKESMTALAIADAAELIQDYLDMLTNWYVRRSRDRFWEGDAQAIDVLSTCLETLCQVVAPLLPMVAEEIWKQLTGGRSVHLTDWPEADLFPHDPELVARMDDVRAIASVGNSLRKKEQLRARLPLAELSVVHHDPSSLEAFSALLSDELNVKAVRLLDVTSQEAQGMGVEQRLSVNARAAGPRLGKQVQTVIKGSKTGDWSVDGAGTITSGGIALEEGEYSLDLVAGDSSAMEGHVVGVLRGGDFVALDTRVTPELEDEGTARDVVRAIQAARRGAGLDVSDRIALTVDGDEQVVAAVAAHRELVAGEVLAVEIAVPAAPAEGAHTASEKVSGGTVQVSVARARG; encoded by the coding sequence ATGGTCTACCCGGTCACCGGAGACTCGCTCGTCCCCTCACCGAACCTGCCCGCGCTCGAGAACGCCGTCCAGGAGTTCTGGCGCACCGACGACACCTTCCGCGCCTCGATCGCGCAGCGCGAGGGTGCCGAGGAGTTCGTCTTCTACGACGGACCGCCCTTCGCCAACGGCCTGCCGCACTACGGCCACCTGCTCACCGGCTTCGTCAAGGACGTCATCCCGCGCTTCCGCACCATGTGCGGGGACAAGGTGGACCGCCGCTTCGGCTGGGACACCCACGGCCTGCCCGCCGAGCTCGAGGCGATGCGGGAACTGGGCATGACCGAGAAGTCCGAGATCGAGGCGATGGGACTGCAGGAGTTCAACAACGCCGCCCGGGCCTCGGTGCTGAAGTACACGAAGGAGTGGGAGGACTACGTCACCCGCCAGGCCCGCTGGGTCGACTTCGAGAACGACTACAAGACCATCGACGTCACCTTCATGGAGTCGGTGCTGTGGGCGTTCAAGACCCTGTACGACAAGGATCGCGCGTACGAGGGCTACTACGTGCTGCCCTACTGCTGGAAGGACCAGACGCCGCTGAGCGCGCACGAGCTGCGCATGGACGACGACGTCTACCAGGAGCGCCAGGACCAGACCGTCACCGTCACCTTCCCCTTCACCGGCGAGAAGGCCGCCGAGCTGGGGCTCGCGGGCGTCAGCGCACTGGCCTGGACCACCACCCCCTGGACCCTGCCCACGAACTTCTCCCTCGCCGTCGGCCCCGAGCTCGAGTACGCGGTGGTCCCCGCCGGACCGCTCGGCGCCGCCGACGGCACCGCCGCGGGCGCGGGCCGCTTTCTGATGGCGACCGCACTGCTGGGCAGCTACGCCACCGAGCTCGGCTTCGAGAGCGCCGAGGACGCGCTCGCCGCCCGCGAGGAGCGCACCTTCGCCGGGCGCGAGCTCGAGCACGTGGCCTACCGGCCGCTGTGGACGGTCTACTCCGAGGACCGGGAGAAGTGGGGCACCGAGAACGCCTGGATCGTCACCGTCGCCGATTACGTCTCCACCGATGACGGCACCGGCGTGGTCCACCAGGCCACCGCCTACGGCGAGATCGACCAGCAGGTCAACGCCGCCTACGGCATCCCGGTGATCGTCTCGGTCGACGAGGGCGCGCAGTTCCTGGACTACTTCGCCGGCACCGATCTCGACGAGATCGCCGGGGTGCAGGTGTTCGAGGCGAACCGTCCGCTGATCCGCAACCTCCAGCGCTCCGGGCGCCTGCTGCGCGAGGCCAGCTACGTGCACTCCTATCCGCACTGCTGGCGCTGCCGGAACCCCCTGATCTACAAGGCGGTCTCCTCCTGGTACGTGAAGGTCGCCGACCAGCGCGAGCGGATGCTCGAGCTGAACGAGCAGATCGACTGGGTGCCCGGCAACGTCAAGGACGGACAGTTCGGCCGCTGGCTCGAGGGCGCCCGGGACTGGGCGATCTCCCGCAACCGCTACTGGGGCTCGCCGATCCCGGTGTGGAAGAGCGATGACCCGAACCATCCCCGGACCGAGGTGTACGGCTCCCTCGCCGAGCTCGAGGAGGCCTTCGGCACGCTGCCGCGCGATGAGCACGGCGAGGTCAACCTCCATCGCCCCTACATCGATGAGCTGACCCGCCCGAACCCGGAGGACCCCACCGGGACCTCCACCATGCGCCGCGTCGAGGAGGTCTTCGACGTCTGGTTCGACTCCGGCTCGATGCCGTACGCACAGGTGCACTACCCCTTCGAGAACACCGAGTGGTTCGAGTCCCACAACCCGGCGGACTTCATCGTCGAGTACATCGGGCAGACCCGCGGCTGGTTCTACGTCATGCACGTGCTCTCCACCGCCCTGTTCGACCGGCCGGCCTTCACCTCGGTGATCTGCCACGGCATCGTGCTCGGCGAGGACGGGCAGAAGATGTCCAAGTCGCTGCGCAACTACCCCGATGTGCGCGAGATGTTCGACAAGTACGGCTCCGACGCGATGCGCTGGTTCCTGATGAGCTCGCCGATCCTGCGCGGCGGCAACCTCGTGGTCGACGAGCCGAAGATCCGCGACGCGACGCGCCACGTGGTGCTGCCGCTGTGGAACGTCTGGTACTTCCTGGGGCTGTACGCCAACGCCGCCGGGGAGAAGGACGCCGACGGGACGCCGACCGGATACCGCGGACGGTCCCGCTACGAGTCCACCGACGTCATGGACCGCTACCTGCTGGCCCGCACCGGGGACCTGGTGCGCGAGGTGAAGGAGTCGATGACCGCGCTCGCGATCGCCGACGCCGCCGAACTGATCCAGGACTACCTGGACATGCTCACCAACTGGTACGTGCGCCGCTCCCGGGACCGCTTCTGGGAGGGTGATGCGCAGGCGATCGACGTGCTCTCGACCTGCCTGGAGACGCTGTGCCAGGTGGTGGCCCCGCTGCTGCCCATGGTCGCCGAGGAGATCTGGAAGCAGCTCACCGGCGGGCGCTCCGTGCACCTGACCGACTGGCCGGAGGCGGACCTCTTCCCGCACGATCCGGAGCTGGTGGCGCGGATGGACGATGTCCGCGCCATCGCGAGCGTCGGCAACTCGCTGCGCAAGAAGGAGCAGCTGCGCGCGCGGCTGCCGCTCGCGGAGCTCTCCGTCGTCCACCACGACCCGAGCTCCCTCGAGGCGTTCTCGGCGCTCCTCTCCGACGAGCTGAACGTCAAGGCAGTGCGCCTGCTGGATGTCACCAGCCAGGAGGCGCAGGGCATGGGCGTCGAGCAGCGCCTCAGCGTGAACGCGCGCGCCGCCGGCCCGCGCCTGGGCAAGCAGGTGCAGACGGTCATCAAGGGCTCGAAGACGGGCGACTGGTCCGTGGACGGCGCCGGAACGATCACCTCCGGCGGGATCGCCCTCGAGGAGGGCGAGTACTCGCTGGACCTGGTCGCCGGGGATTCCTCCGCCATGGAGGGCCATGTCGTGGGCGTCCTGCGCGGCGGTGACTTCGTGGCGCTGGACACCCGCGTCACCCCGGAGCTCGAGGACGAGGGCACCGCCCGCGATGTGGTGCGTGCGATCCAGGCGGCCCGCCGCGGAGCAGGCCTGGACGTCTCCGACCGGATCGCACTGACCGTGGACGGCGACGAGCAGGTCGTCGCCGCTGTCGCAGCGCACCGCGAGCTGGTCGCCGGCGAGGTGCTCGCCGTCGAGATCGCCGTCCCGGCCGCTCCGGCCGAGGGAGCGCACACGGCGAGCGAGAAGGTCTCCGGAGGCACGGTGCAGGTGTCCGTGGCCCGCGCTCGAGGCTGA
- a CDS encoding 2Fe-2S iron-sulfur cluster-binding protein: MSLFGEPFTAKCLKSGITVEVDEGRSLLQALLDADIPMDYSCEGGVCGTCVVPLVSGEVEHMDEFLMDDEHADQMITCVSRGEGEIEIDV, translated from the coding sequence ATGTCGCTGTTCGGAGAGCCCTTCACCGCGAAGTGCTTGAAGTCGGGGATCACGGTCGAGGTCGACGAGGGCCGCTCCCTGCTCCAAGCGCTGCTCGACGCCGACATCCCGATGGACTACTCGTGCGAGGGGGGCGTGTGCGGCACCTGCGTGGTGCCGCTGGTCTCCGGCGAGGTCGAGCACATGGACGAGTTCCTGATGGACGATGAGCACGCCGATCAGATGATCACCTGCGTCTCACGCGGTGAGGGCGAGATCGAGATCGACGTCTGA
- a CDS encoding ABC transporter ATP-binding protein — protein sequence MRDQPKLAPGQRPDVHRMLSLFRPYRATLVGVLLLIVLAAAIGVVSPFLIREIVDVALPQQRADVLAWSVGGLIAVTVVSNALGVTQAMLSTRVGQAVMHDLRVSVFSHLQRMGLGFFTRTRTGEIQSRIFSDIGSMQAVVTSVMTQIVSAGAGVLMALVAMVALDWRLTLFSLIALPFAVWMNRRVGRRRREIVRTRQEKAADLSAGIQESLSVSGILLGVTMGRTEALTRTFSTDSRELADLEVRSTMAGRWQMAVFTTLMALFPALTYLLGGHLLFADPPGQGVTIGTLVAFIALQSSLFPQLNGLLRVANQVSSSLALFTRIFEYLDAPILIQDAPEAVALDPATVRGRLRFEGVTFTYPGAEEPALAGLDLVVPAGKHTALVGATGSGKTTTGYLMARLYEPTAGRITLDGHDLREITRESLAASIGVVTQETYLLHAGVADNLRFARPDASDEELEAACRIAQIHDHVMGLPEGYDTVVGERGYRFSGGEKQRLALARTILRDPPVLLLDEATSALDVATERAMSGALAAAARGRTTVSIAHRLSTIRHADQILVMEQGRIVERGTYDELVTAAGPFAELARQDAWREDGASG from the coding sequence ATGCGCGATCAGCCGAAGCTCGCGCCCGGGCAGCGTCCCGACGTGCATCGCATGCTGTCGCTGTTCCGGCCCTACCGCGCCACCCTCGTCGGGGTGCTGCTGCTGATCGTGCTGGCGGCCGCGATCGGGGTGGTCTCCCCGTTCCTGATCCGCGAGATCGTGGACGTCGCCCTGCCGCAGCAGCGGGCCGATGTGCTGGCCTGGTCGGTCGGCGGACTGATCGCGGTCACGGTGGTGTCCAACGCCCTCGGCGTCACCCAGGCGATGCTCTCCACCCGGGTGGGGCAGGCCGTGATGCACGATCTGCGGGTCTCGGTGTTCTCCCACCTCCAGCGCATGGGGCTGGGCTTCTTCACCCGCACCCGCACCGGCGAGATCCAGTCGAGGATCTTCTCGGACATCGGCTCGATGCAGGCTGTGGTCACCTCGGTGATGACACAGATCGTCTCCGCCGGGGCGGGGGTGCTGATGGCCCTGGTCGCGATGGTCGCCCTGGACTGGCGGCTGACGCTGTTCTCCCTGATCGCGCTGCCCTTCGCGGTGTGGATGAACCGGCGCGTCGGCCGCCGTCGGCGCGAGATCGTGCGCACGCGCCAGGAGAAGGCGGCCGATCTCTCCGCCGGCATCCAGGAGTCGCTGTCCGTCTCGGGGATCCTGCTCGGGGTGACGATGGGCCGCACCGAGGCGCTCACCCGCACCTTCTCCACCGACTCCCGCGAGCTCGCCGATCTCGAGGTGCGCTCCACCATGGCCGGCCGCTGGCAGATGGCCGTGTTCACCACCTTGATGGCACTGTTCCCGGCGCTGACCTACCTGCTCGGCGGCCACCTGCTGTTCGCCGACCCCCCGGGGCAGGGCGTCACCATCGGCACCCTGGTCGCGTTCATCGCCCTGCAGTCGAGCCTGTTCCCGCAGCTCAACGGTCTCCTGCGGGTGGCGAACCAGGTCAGCAGCTCCCTCGCCCTGTTCACCCGGATCTTCGAGTACCTCGACGCCCCGATCCTCATCCAGGATGCGCCGGAGGCGGTGGCCCTGGATCCGGCGACGGTGCGCGGCCGACTCCGCTTCGAGGGCGTCACGTTCACCTACCCCGGCGCCGAGGAGCCCGCCCTGGCCGGCCTGGACCTGGTGGTCCCGGCCGGGAAGCACACCGCGCTGGTCGGCGCGACCGGCTCGGGCAAGACCACCACCGGCTACCTGATGGCACGGCTCTATGAGCCGACGGCCGGGCGGATCACCCTGGACGGTCATGACCTGCGGGAGATCACGAGGGAATCCCTCGCCGCGAGCATCGGTGTGGTCACCCAGGAGACCTACCTGCTCCACGCCGGCGTCGCGGACAACCTGCGCTTCGCCCGGCCGGACGCGAGCGACGAGGAGCTCGAGGCGGCGTGCCGGATCGCGCAGATCCACGACCACGTGATGGGCCTGCCCGAGGGGTACGACACGGTGGTGGGGGAGCGCGGCTACCGCTTCTCCGGCGGGGAGAAGCAGCGCCTGGCCCTGGCGCGCACGATCCTGCGGGACCCGCCCGTGCTGCTGCTGGACGAGGCCACCTCCGCCCTCGACGTCGCCACCGAGCGGGCGATGTCCGGGGCGCTGGCCGCCGCCGCCCGCGGCCGCACCACCGTCTCCATCGCGCACCGGCTCTCGACCATCCGCCACGCCGATCAGATCCTCGTGATGGAGCAGGGGCGCATCGTCGAGCGCGGCACCTACGACGAGCTGGTGACCGCCGCCGGACCCTTCGCCGAGCTGGCCCGCCAGGACGCCTGGCGCGAGGACGGGGCGTCCGGATAG
- a CDS encoding SDR family oxidoreductase, translated as MTSANASTATEPPSRLTAVVTGASSGIGRATAQRLVADGWQVLAVARREERLRALAEETGCAVLGVDITDDESVAALTARAHELFGGTLNAVVHVAGGALGVEPVAEADLEKWQGMYETNVLGALRVTRALLPALRRSGRGDVLFVTSVAAQEAYPGGSGYNAAKAGEHMLARTLRLELNGEQVRVIEIAPGLVRTEEFSLVRLGDQEAADAVYDGVEDPLTAEDCADVISYALNAPHHVNLDLVTVRPLAQAAAHRIARHHGV; from the coding sequence ATGACCTCCGCGAACGCCTCGACAGCCACCGAGCCACCGTCCCGCCTCACCGCCGTCGTCACCGGCGCCTCCTCGGGCATCGGCCGCGCCACCGCACAGCGACTGGTCGCCGACGGCTGGCAGGTCCTCGCCGTCGCCCGGCGCGAGGAGCGCCTGCGCGCGCTCGCCGAGGAGACCGGCTGCGCCGTGCTCGGCGTGGACATCACCGACGACGAGTCCGTCGCAGCGCTCACGGCGCGGGCACACGAGCTGTTCGGCGGCACCCTGAACGCCGTCGTCCACGTCGCCGGCGGAGCCCTCGGCGTCGAGCCGGTCGCCGAGGCGGACCTCGAGAAGTGGCAGGGGATGTACGAGACCAACGTGCTCGGCGCCCTGCGCGTGACACGGGCGCTGCTGCCTGCGCTGCGTCGCAGCGGTCGCGGTGACGTGCTCTTCGTGACCTCCGTGGCCGCGCAGGAGGCCTATCCCGGTGGTTCCGGCTACAACGCCGCCAAGGCCGGGGAGCACATGCTCGCCCGCACCCTCCGCCTCGAGCTCAACGGCGAGCAGGTCCGGGTCATCGAGATCGCCCCCGGTCTGGTCCGCACCGAGGAGTTCTCCCTGGTGCGGCTCGGCGATCAGGAGGCGGCCGACGCCGTCTACGACGGGGTCGAGGATCCGCTGACCGCCGAGGACTGCGCCGACGTCATCTCCTACGCCCTGAACGCGCCCCATCACGTCAACCTCGACCTGGTCACCGTGCGTCCTCTCGCCCAGGCCGCCGCCCACCGCATCGCCCGCCACCACGGGGTCTGA